The genomic region ACTTTGTCCATTGGTTATGAAGGTGTCATTTCCTTCAATCCAAGCCCATGTCACATTTGAATTTTCAAGTGATGCCCATGGAGGTCTTGTGAAGAGATTGTTTCTTGCTACCATGTTACTTGTGTGATCTTGTTGCATGTGCTGATACGCTGCCTGGTCATTCTCCTGGTTAACTATCTCTGGGTTGGTAGGGATTGAGGTGGTTAAGACAAGAGAGTTTGCTAATGTAGGAGGTATAGTCCTATTGTTCAAGTTTAAAAGATTAATAGCAGTATCGAGAATGGATTCATTGTTACTTGGTTGACGATTAGAGGTGGCTTGAAGGTTGAAGTTGGGTGTTTGATTATGACTTTCTGGTGGTTGCGTAGTGTTAAGTCTAGGTTCTTGGGGTGAATGTGGTGGACTTGGTGTACTGGGGTCAGAGTACTCAAGGAAGGGATCAAAAGGTGCTGCATATCCTAAGGTTTGGGTTAGATGTCCAAATCTTATCTGTGTTGTCCACCTTCTCCTATGAAAAGCTTGCAACTCATTCGAGAATTGTGGTTGTAAGGCATCAAACCTGAACTGAACCTGATGCAAATCTTGGATTCTCATTCTCTGCCTATACAAACTTTGTTCGATATCATCCATGCAATGTGTGCATTGTCTTTGAGTATGTCCTATTAGTCCACATCGAGTACACAATTTGTGGACTCTCTCATAGCGGCACTGAATCCAAAAGTTAGATCCCTCATCTGTCCTTAAACTAAAACCTGTAATAACTGGCAACCACGGGTCCATCCTCACCTTAACACGCATGAACCTAATATTTCTAGGTATTCTATCCTCCCAATCAACTTGTTCCACAATACCCATCAGTTGACCCATATACTCTGCTAATTTCGGATATTGGTATTCTAGTGAAAGGCCATGAAATTGTACCCAAACCGAAATGTAGTTCAATTGAAGACGATTCAACACTAGGTTAGGTCTCCATTTCTCTACCACTAGCAAAGCCCCTTCCAAGGCCCATGGTCCTTCATTACAGATATGTTGAAGATCTTCAATGTACTCAAAGTGTAGTATATAGAAATATGATTCACGACCCACCACAGTGACTGGGCCTCTAAGTCTCCAAGCAgcattaataatattttgaaaatcactcaCCGAGAACTTTCGATAGTCTAAGAGAAAGCCAATAGCACATCTGTTCCAAAAATCTCTTTGAGCAGCTACATCATCTTGATCAGGTCCTATGATAGGCCCATGCCTAGCAAAGGGAATCTCGTCATCACTGGATAGCAAATCAGGCTCCATCTCCTCTGCTGACATGTCTCTACTATAGTTTGAATCGCTGCTATCTGTCCAACCATACTCTCTAGCTTCAATATTGTTGTCCATAGGTCCAAGACTAGTAGCGACACCCTGCATGCACCAGGGGTAGTGGTGCCAAAggaccaaagaaaaaaaaggaacccTTAGAACAAAAGGCAAGGAGAAAGATGGTGTAGTGAAAGGTACAAACAGAAAAGTAAACAAGGGATTGgagaaaagaaaggggaagCAGACAAAGTAAGAAAACAAACAGGGGGAAAGTTTAAGGCAAAAAGGTGAAAAGAAACggaaaaccaaagaagaaagGATGAAAAGGATTTAGTTCAGATCACTATAAGTCTAGAAGGTCAGAAGAGTTAACTTGAAAGGACAAAGTGCCATGCTACTTGTATGCAGGAGAAAAGAAGCCAAAAGGAAATGATGAAAAGCTATAGAAAGGAGCAAAAATTAAAAGGGACAAGACGGCTACAGTTACCAGGTTAAAGACagtatacaaaaaaaaaaaaaaaaaaaaaaaggaataaatgtAGAAGCTAAGGAACACACAGCCCAAAAAGTGATCGCCGGCAATGACTCCGTTGGGAGAAGAGCtcttgagagagaaaaaaaaaaaagaaaaaaaaaagagaagctaCCGTCCCGAAATATTGGCATACATCcgattaacataaaaattagcATTTATGTCaagaatatataaaacatgttattcaataattgaatttttaaaatatgaatttaataacaagttattagataatgtattattatttagagttacaccttgtgtaacttgaacccaacccatatatatcatatatctCTAGCACTAGTAGCAAGAACATACATAAGAAACAtacaatcctttttttttttcttttttttttttaattgtgaagAATCGGCAAATAAAAACTGCCCAAGTACTCCAATCAACAGTTTAACACCATCAAAAGTCACAATCAAACACAAACGCTAAGTAATACATTTAGATTGGAAACTGGAAAATCTCATAGGTATATAATAGCTGCTTCTAGATATATGACCAGAGAAATAGACAAATAAAGTGCTTTGTAAGGCAGTGCGTGCTTATTTAAGCAACCATTAGTCTTAATGGCAGCATGATCCTCGTAGAGTACcactaaacaaaaattagaagcagAAACGTTTgtgcttctaatttttgtttagtgACATATAATTTACCAACTCCATTAATCAAATTCCTAAGCAGTCTGCAACCCAAATCCCCATTAATAAAAAACActcaataataaatttgtgaGAAAtggaaacaaaatgaaaatggtgTAACTCTGATTAACAAGAAATTTACTTtctgaagaaaaggaaagaaataaaacCAAGAAGAGATTCTCACAGTTCCTCCGTTGCCGATGGAGTATAGAGTAGAATTGCTCAGAGAGGGAGAGATGGATGTTGTAAATGTAATGTAACCTTTGGCGTGAATTTATTGGAAATTGCatgtgcctctctctctctctcacacaaaaaGTTGACTTTCCCAACCAATGACGTGGACTTGAAGTCATAGTTTcgtcagccaaaaaaaaaaaaaagtcaatagtTTTAATTACTCTTTTACCCGTGTAAGTGattgtataataaaatatttgtaataatttttttcctaaattaaatattatagaataaaataatgagaaatgatatgttcacaacatgACCTATCtgttttttttgctaaataaaaaagagtattCGGTGTGGATTCATGCTGTCCACGCCACGGCAAAAATTagaaacagaaaaacaaaaatgaccTATCTCTGATTAACACACAGACTTTATTTTCTAAGGGTGTGACTTGTGTCCAGTAAAAGTTTCCACTAGACACATTGGATGGTGAACACGTGTCCACTCTAGACACGTGTTTGAATCCGGACATATCTAGTGGAAATTTTTACTGGACAGAAGCCTTGCCTATTTTCTAAAGAGAGATAAACAACGAAAACAAAGAGATGGCTCACGGCTTCTAGCTTCTTTGCCAATAAAGAAGAATCGCTTATTGGTTCATGAATTTAAAGACAATTGCGTGAGAtgcaagctctctctctctctcataatatGTATAGGACCATATcaaaaatactaataatctGACTTTTGCTGTAAGGGCCAGGCATGAAAATCACCAAACCCATTACTTGTGTCCTTTGGCTTTTCTGTTCCATGCGTGACGGTACCACGACTGAGTACGTAGTAGATTGAACAGGTTTTATTTGACGTTTTTCTTGAATGGAGTCGACCCAAACATATTgttttacatttaaaattttttaacccAACCCTAACATTAAAAACCAACCAGACCTATAGCACTTGCAAAATTTGGATTGGGTCGTTTTATTGAGTTTAACCAAAATAATTGGATTTTATTCAACTATTTAAGCCAATTATTCAATAAATGATTctcatttaaataattgattacaaatttcaattttatcaaacaatgagtaaatagatattatgaaaaaaataataattaattgaaattaatccaaacaaataattaatcaacaaaaaatatagctcttaataagaaaactaaaaatcatatgaacctaaataaaaagtttttaaggtGAAGAATCAACCTACTGAGatgcaaataccaaaaacctcaagacttaaaatctcaaaatttataaaatccccaaattctacttcagaaccaaaccaaattcaacaactttatatataacataccaaataaaaatttattgttcccTAGACTGAAAGACATAGGTTacatctttgatttttctccaaaaaaatagagaggtttTATTCGtcatgtacaataaaaaaaatatttagtcgAAATTTTAACCCAATAACCAAACTCATGATTATCAacgtgagtctttttttttttttagtcctataataatttttgtttttatatagattatcaacgtttgagacttgttagagagatagagtttcactcattgttaaattttgattaaacaaaaataattttatttaaaaaaaatgataatgatgagtttgagtttaagttggacttattagagagataaagtttcactcctgGTTGagtttgaactaaaaataataattttattaaaatattaagctgatgtggaaaattgtgagagtttcaaagatttcagttatatatataaattaaattatgtttgaaaatacaaaaggtatgtgtgtgtgtgtgtgtgtgtgtgtgtgtgtgtgtgtgtgtaattcgAGTTAAAATGTTGTCAACACAAATCTAAAGCAACCctaagttataaaaaaaaaaaaaaaaaaatgagcgtTGGGTTGGATTGGATTCATTGGGATGAGTTGTGTTCTTCTTAAGGATTTATACAAAACTCCTAATATAATAAattaccaattaatttttttatttctaatttttttttgagtaaaagtaATATTACACACAAACAAGAGTACTAGCTATCATGCTTTCTCGGCATGATATTTAAGCATggtgttgggaaaaaaaaaatacaatttacatCCTAAAGGTCTCATGACTTCTCATGATGTTGTGACCGGATTTTTCATGATCTAAAAACCCCTGTTAACTCTTTcaggaaaaataatattacaatttacatttaataaatttaatgaattgtcattttttgtccattaattttatatttagttattttagtttattgagTTGAGGTAATTTTGTTAAGCGTAATTGAAAAatactcaacaaaaaaaagagagtttttatTCAACTAATTAATGAACCTTATTATTAGATAAATGATGATTAATTTTACAcaagtaaaaataatatt from Castanea sativa cultivar Marrone di Chiusa Pesio chromosome 11, ASM4071231v1 harbors:
- the LOC142617927 gene encoding uncharacterized protein LOC142617927, which translates into the protein MDNNIEAREYGWTDSSDSNYSRDMSAEEMEPDLLSSDDEIPFARHGPIIGPDQDDVAAQRDFWNRCAIGFLLDYRKFSVSDFQNIINAAWRLRGPVTVVGRESYFYILHFEYIEDLQHICNEGPWALEGALLVVEKWRPNLVLNRLQLNYISVWVQFHGLSLEYQYPKLAEYMGQLMGIVEQVDWEDRIPRNIRFMRVKVRMDPWLPVITGFSLRTDEGSNFWIQCRYERVHKLCTRCGLIGHTQRQCTHCMDDIEQSLYRQRMRIQDLHQVQFRFDALQPQFSNELQAFHRRRWTTQIRFGHLTQTLGYAAPFDPFLEYSDPSTPSPPHSPQEPRLNTTQPPESHNQTPNFNLQATSNRQPSNNESILDTAINLLNLNNRTIPPTLANSLVLTTSIPTNPEIVNQENDQAAYQHMQQDHTSNMVARNNLFTRPPWASLENSNVTWAWIEGNDTFITNGQSQYQDFEASEIESDTTTVLFNLDNLNEERPETVQSQPWMHGYIPESPDSFIESLVQRVNHGRFKFELGSSITGPSLLPTQTEEAQSKNVNPSSTKDKELDQCVASTNPSPYANLSSSSSTWHTEGRVRDLSPFELLTLGLSPPLPTTSESTPFASPTLTLTAHPIIVLEEDILSENSRKRLWKEKIGRNIRKMLCYGLFDKESHQSIVINP